The Phoenix dactylifera cultivar Barhee BC4 unplaced genomic scaffold, palm_55x_up_171113_PBpolish2nd_filt_p 001227F, whole genome shotgun sequence genome includes a window with the following:
- the LOC120108214 gene encoding regulator of nonsense transcripts UPF2-like has translation LQIPSSSINFLPCLLQFFRGLNVTADQKKFFKKALHSYYDAVAELLQSEHNSLRMLELENAKILSAKGELSDENAASYEKLRKSYDHLFRGVSSLAEALDMQPPVIADDGHTTRLTTGVDVSSSASGKESSVLEPVWG, from the exons TTGCAGATTCCTTCTTCCTCAATTAACTTTCTACCATGTCTCTTGCAGTTCTTTAGAGGCCTTAATGTCACtgcagatcaaaagaagttcttCAAGAAAGCATTGCACTCATATTATGATGCTGTAGCTGAACTACTTCAATCTGAGCATAAT TCTCTTCGAATGCTGGAACTTGAGAATGCAAAGATCTTGAGTGCTAAAGGGGAGCTTAGCGATGAGAATGCAGCTTCGTACGAGAAGCTTAGGAAATCTTATGATCACTTATTTCGTGGTGTCTCCTC TTTAGCTGAGGCCCTTGATATGCAGCCTCCAGTAATTGCAGATGATGGGCACACGACTAGGTTAACCACAGGTGTGGATGTATCATCTTCCGCTTCTGGAAAGGAGTCTTCTGTGCTTGAACCTGTGTGGGGATGA